The Prunus dulcis chromosome 3, ALMONDv2, whole genome shotgun sequence genome segment TCTTTATGAGTACTTTCTAAaagtctttcttttttttgggtctacTCTTTCTAAAAAGTACTAGactgagagagaaaaaaaaaaaaaaagaaaaaaaaaaagagagttggAAAGCCAAAGAAAGTTCTGATGCTATATTGGAAGATGAGAATGCGATCAATGTTGGCACCATTTTCACGTGCTTTCTAAATTTATTCTCTAGAGTATGCTACACCTTCAAGCAGAGACATTAACATCCATATCATCTAAGAATATTGAACctgcatctctctctctctctctctctctcaaatgaATGACAAAACATCCTTGACCTTGCCACTTGTGTTTGAGAAGAGGCAACATGAAAGGTGCAGACCAGATGAAGTAGGGGCAACTAACAGTGATCATCAAACTACCAACACAACCTCTTTTTTGAAAACTTGTTTCAATGGACTTAATGCCCTGTCAGGTTCTACTTCTTAATTATATGATCAGTTTGGGTATTCTAGCatttcttgtcattttttCGCTATCAACAATTGTTTTGACATTGCACATTATGCTTGAAAGTTGAGttatgatttatatatatatgtgtgtgtgtgtgtgtcgtTTAGTCCTCTTAATTTGGTTTCAGGAGTTGGGATATTGTCAGTTCCTTATACACTATCATCTGGAGGTTGGCTAAGCTTGATACTTCTTTTTGTgattgctgctgctgcatttTACTCAGGCTTGTTAATTCAAAGATGCATGGATGAGGATTCTACTATAAGAACTTATCCTGACATTGGTGAACATGCATTTGGGAAGAAGGGAAGAATagttttgtcaattttcatgAACACAGAACTCTACTTAGTTTCAACAGCTTTCCTAATTCTAGAAGGGGATAACCTACACAACTTATTTCCAAACATTGAACTGCAAGTGTCTGGTTTCATAATTGGAGGAAAAGAATGTTTTATAGTAATTGCTGCAGTTATTGTGCTGCCAACTGTGTGGTTAGATAACTTGAGCCTTCTTTCTTATGTCTCTGCAAGTGGGGTTTTTGCCTCTGCTGTCATCCTTGGGTCAATTTTGTGGACTGGTGCTTTTGATGGAATTGGATTTCACCAAGAGGGATCAGTTCCACTTAATTGGAATGGAATCCCTACTTCTGTTAGCTTGTACGCCTTCTGCTATTGTGCGCATCCGGTGTTCCCTACACTCTACACATCAATGAAAAACAAACGCCAGTTCTCGAATGTAAGTACAAATTAATTGTTTGCTTTATATACACTCGGGGTTCATTTCCTAATAGCTTAAGCTTTTAAACTTTCTAAAGGAGTATCAGACTTTTCTTTGCAAGGATTCTAAGTTCAACTCTTGttccttacttttttgttGGTCGATAGGGTGGAGGGTTGGCCTATTCCCTAACAGTTCAAGCTTTTGAGACTAGTTTTTGTCTGTCACATACATGTGACATGTCATCCGACTTTCGTCATCAATTATGCTAGGGTTTCATCACGTAATCTTTTTTTTCCACTAGGAGATTTCATTATGGATATCATGAGTATCAGAAAATTTGGTGGATGTAGCAATAGATATTTTATCATGATCATTCAgataaactatttttttcaGCGGTCTTGAAATCTGTTTACCAACTTTcattatgtttttgttgttgttgcaggTCCTCCTCCTGTGCTTTATCTTATGCACCATTGGATATGCATCAATGGCAGTTTTAGGGTACTTAATGTTTGGGTCAACAGTTCAATCACAAATAACTTTAAACCTCCCAACCGAAAAACTTAGCTCAAAAATCGCAATATGGACCACCCTTATCAATCCACTATCCAAATATGCTTTAATGGTTACACCAATAATAAATTCAGCCAAAACTTGGTTTCCAAATCACTGCAATAAAAGACCCTTCGACCTTCTCCTCAGTACTAGCTTGGTAATCAGCAGTGTTGTAGTAGCTTTGGTGGTTCCCTTTTTCGCATATCTCGTGTCACTGGTTGGAGCATTTTTGAGTGTATCAGCTTCACTTCTATTTCCATGCTTTTGCTACCTTAAAATTTCAGCTACGTACCGAAATCTCGGATGTGAGATGTTGATTATAGGGTTCATAATTTTAATGGGAGCTGCAGTTATGATTCTTGGTACTTACACAGCTGTATCAGAAATAATAGAGCATTTGTAAATTGATGTAGCAGCTTCTCTTTTTCAGCATTAATATATATTGCTGCTGCTATGGTTGAAGAGCTTTTATAGTACTGATGGCGATAGATTTGTGGCAAAAAAGTCACCAACATAAGAAAAGACTTTGGCATATAGATGTGGTGATGGCCAAGGAGTCCTCAATTTAGGTTCAAGTATAACAATTATTTTGTGGAATGTTGTCACCATGGTGATTGCTTTCCAAACACAACAGTGACTGCTTTCCAaaaatattctttgatctccaTAAACTCTTCACATGATAGTACAATTGAATtatttactcaaatggtcctcaaacttatgcctgatttatattttgatccttcaactaaattattcgttcaaatatAGTCCATCCACTCTTCACATAGTTATACAATTTGTAAGATCTCAATATTCACTTGTAAGTTGACTCAAATACTATCATCCAAATCAGCAAGAGGAATTATcgctctattaaaaaatatatatatatatatacacatttttgttcttccatCATATCCTAAACTTACAACAGTTAATTTGCATTCTTATGTCAAAACAACTTCAAGAATTTTACGTCTAACCCTATAAATCCTTGATCCTCAATTCAGTTTTCAAATGGCTCAATCCACCCAATAAACACCTCAAATTTAAAAGTTTAAGCCCAATTAGTAATAACTCTTAGAAAACTCCAAACCCACCAAAATTTTCCCTCAACTTGTATTACTCTTCACAAGGATCCCGTAAGTTAATCAAAAATCCGAAGTGTAAATCCAAAGTTAGAGGAAGGCCAACTGGTTCTTTTACCCAGAGCCCTTAATATTACAGGTGGGTAAAGTCCGATTTGGTCTCATTTTTCATTAGAACTGGAATCGGAACTGGAAAAGAACATCGGTCCGGTTAGATTCGATTTTGACCTGAAATCActaaaaaaacagaaccaaTCTAGACCTGCCCGATTCCAATTCGGTTCTTGCGGTTTCCAATTTGAGCATGAGcccaaaattttattcaataaaacaGGCTTGAGCCCATTTCATTTcactttattttctgtttttcagcCTTATTTCAAGCccattaaaattaatttttccaAACACAACTTTTCAGCATCAATTTCTAATAGGCCTAAGCCCAAATTCATCCTCTATCAAACTTTAACAcagcaaaaagcaaaaaaaaagcaaCCAGATTACAACCCAACACAACAAATTAGAATCCATCTTCATAACAAATTACAACCTCCATCATAACAAATTACAATCCTCATGCATAGCCAATTACAACCAAACTGAATTTCATTCCAAATTACAATCCTCCATCTTCATAATAAAGCTCACCACCTTCACACCATTCTTGGAAAAACATACAgccaaattgaatttcattcaaaGTGCTATTGGTCACAAAACACATAATTAATATTTGTGTCCTAAGCCATAAACTAAATCTGAATCCATTCATATGGCTACTCAAAGAGGCAATACACAAACATACTATCACAAAATAATCGGTTTTTGTCGTAGTTTTGacattttttaataaacacggtttttttgggtttgatttgattcgattttctaattttttgatttCAATGCCCACCCATAATTAATATGCATTTCAGCCCCGGCCCCCTCCCTCCaccaccctttttttttggcctttttgaAAGGTGGTCCAACCAAATTGCACCATATGTattcattcttcttcttttttttttcttttttttgtgctCTCAAACTTGAagtattcaacaaaaatacctCCGAGCTCGGAAAAAGTTCTTGAAAATTCTATGAGCTCCTAATCACCAACACTACGTTTCTATCACCTCTATTTTTACAAATAGCCTCAGCATGTTTccaattatttttctaaacacttagaataatttaaaataattctaaactaattcaatttaattttcaaactttttcaTTTATCACAATATTTAAGTTTACACCCTTGTGAAATCTTctaatattacaaaattttccaGGAATTCGTAGCTTTATTAGTCACATTACCAACAAGAAGTCTACAAGGTTCCTGATAGGACCCGGCCTGAATTCTTTGGCATTCGTGATGGATCCTGTGATTTTTCCGATATCCAACAAATGCCGGACCCACTTATTAAATACAAACAATCCTCTTCCCctaaacaaaggaaaagagggCCATCACAGCTGAGAAGAAGACCAAAGTGTTAGGTGAAGATCCACAGCTGATAAGAAGACCAAAGCAggtgaaaactaaaattaaccAGACAGTGTCACGTGATCACTTAAACTGAATCGTCAAAATACGTGCACAGAAAATTAATACGGATGACTAACGAGAGTGCACTAGTCATCTGAGTATAAAAACATCACGTTTTATATAGAATCTAGTGCAACGCATGAACTAGTCACCTAGGAATAAAAACTGCCATAATTAAACAAGAATGTCGTGCCAATGCATGCTTTACATTTGGACATGAGTTTCTCAGCTTGTATCGACCTTGAGAATTAAAACGACGCAAATTAGATAAAACcgttgtaataacccaaaacaaaatatctaaaaagaaagaaaatatctaaaaagtaaggaaaatatcttttagcaaaaagacaagtttgccctcgcatattttaatgggaaaaaatttgaatttttaatcgaggaagaatttgggaatttcgcttacgccattgcgtagagcgtggcgaaacgagttcgtagacacagagtagacccgaatcggagctgtaacgaagaagatatggtctaaatactgcgaagggcaaaatggtaatttggccaaaagtcagatttttatcccttctctctcctctcccccgtcactttctctctcttctctctttctctcctgTCGCACCTGATCATTGCGACCCTTCACCTTCTCGGCGACGGCCCGTCCACTACAGGCCGAgctgatctccgccgtgggtaccatcgggtccgcctccctctcgccgtcaaaacctgaccgacctccacccttgggccgcccAGAGCTgatcggaaaaccatgttttccgacggatgtTCGTCCGAatccacccgaacttccagctcgaatttctccttcaattctccaccaaatcgatcgagtaaggtatggtttcttagctatttttcacgttctagctgatggatgtatgggtttcgatcgattttagctctaaagcgatcaattttcgacttgaattctggccaaaacttcggccgccaaaaactactgtttctggtcactttttggggtatgtccaagaacaaaagtgactcaaaatggggtgttttacctaggataggagtttggagtcttggttccgagatttttcgaccacccgaaatcgcttaagacacccaaatctgcccgcgcgtgctggggcgcgtgggcgagggtggtgaagtaattctgtgcagttttgtgaccctcgtgtcgtcacgagcgcgtaggattttgcggatctcgattcggagtccgtttgagccccgaacggattttccatatcgcgcgatccatgggtgcagtgtcgtcaaataaTCGGATCGCACTggatttcggatatgtcggtctacatgaccTCATGatcatgtaggattcgacggattgcgaatcggagtcccggatactccgaaatcgcgaaccctggggctagggtttggattttaaacgataacgcgattttggccaatccgaccgtccgttttggaccaaactcgcagaacatggttccctctctgtaaggaaccttcagggaagcccagattggccatcggagatcgtggacccacggggtcccgggtgacagtttatcgcttagctgagcgtcggatcttccaaaactggtccaagtgtttgaaagggctaatgtgggcataggagtaacttgggaTGAGATGCACGtctttctaggagccgggggcagtgtgtttaatttaaattctttttgtccagcagtttattaatttattattcttggatAATCATGCACCAGGAGTCCAACtaacccacaggagggaccttcgaagggtccagctagctcggaccagcagtgagtggactttctttcatgaattattttatataaatgagttatataaaggatttctataaataagatttcataagtgattttatattgattttatataaatgagtttttataaatgagtttatttgaataaatttctttatttgatcttgagtaagctttattgtggttccgaacatgattagtacaacaatagttctataagtctgtgctgcttatttaccagttatagaaacagagtttgaggttggaatcagttgagaccgcagcacaACTTGAGCTTTACAATTATTACTcagatatttttctaaaggaatttattttaaaaccacctcgtacccattttctttggtgattacccacagttggaccgatgtctacggacatccagtccgatttcagtttatgtcaatgcacttgactttgcctcacgagttacggggacgctcagaccgtgagtgccaggatttgcggctcggcagacttggtgtcccgagacctgccaggattgcggctcggctgactctgtgtcccggagacctgccaggattgcggatcaggctgactacggtcccctgcatcctgccagagcgactcgagctgacttggtgtcatcgagaaatctgccggcgggacaggctgatcatagtcccctgatttcgccagtttgcggctcgggtggactgcgt includes the following:
- the LOC117622789 gene encoding amino acid transporter AVT1I-like, with translation MDEDSTIRTYPDIGEHAFGKKGRIVLSIFMNTELYLVSTAFLILEGDNLHNLFPNIELQVSGFIIGGKECFIVIAAVIVLPTVWLDNLSLLSYVSASGVFASAVILGSILWTGAFDGIGFHQEGSVPLNWNGIPTSVSLYAFCYCAHPVFPTLYTSMKNKRQFSNVLLLCFILCTIGYASMAVLGYLMFGSTVQSQITLNLPTEKLSSKIAIWTTLINPLSKYALMVTPIINSAKTWFPNHCNKRPFDLLLSTSLVISSVVVALVVPFFAYLVSLVGAFLSVSASLLFPCFCYLKISATYRNLGCEMLIIGFIILMGAAVMILGTYTAVSEIIEHL